Below is a genomic region from Candidatus Cloacimonadota bacterium.
TTCCACTGAAAGCAACCAGAAATGAGTTCAGACTTTCATTCAAAAGGTCGCTTTGATATGTAGCAAGAGCAGATGAAATGGAAGTCTGAATTGTTGGATCAACTATGATCAGAAAATTATCGTTATCTCTTTCATCATTGGAAATATAATTTATCTCTTGATGAAAGGATTGAACCGAAAGCGGATGCTTTGCTCGATATTCCTCGTAAGTAATTTCCGGAAATCTAATTGGATCCGGATTTCTTGTGATAACTGTCGTTTCTTCTTCAAGTAATTCTTTGTTTTGTGCTACTAATAGCATACTAACTGTAATGAATAAAATCATTAAAAAAACAATTCTTCTCATTTTTCCTCCTAATTTTTTTAGTTTTTGATTAAATCAATCGCCTTCTGCACTTCATAATGCAGGAATGGTTTACTTAAAAATTCTGCTGCGCCGTTTTTTTTGGATTTGTCAGCCAAATTGTGATCTCCAGTGCCGGAGATCATGATCACATTGATTTCAGGGAATTGTTCTTTTACTTTTTTCAGGAATTGCAGACCATCCATTTCCGGCAGGGCAAAATCGAGGAAAAGGATGTCGATGTTATTATGATTCAGGATTTGAAATGCGGAGGAAGGTTTTTCGGCAGAATAAACTTGATACTTCTTTCGCACCAGGTATTCGCTTAATTCTTCGCAAACCTTGGTTTCATCATCGAGTATGAGAATTTTTTGAGTTTCCAATTTTTTCTCCTTTTGACTCGTTACAAAAAATTATTCAAGGATCAGGAAAATCAAAAACAGAATCAAATCAGAAAAAATATTTTTCAGTAAGGAATGTCTTAATTCAAAATGAAAATGAAA
It encodes:
- a CDS encoding response regulator, which gives rise to METQKILILDDETKVCEELSEYLVRKKYQVYSAEKPSSAFQILNHNNIDILFLDFALPEMDGLQFLKKVKEQFPEINVIMISGTGDHNLADKSKKNGAAEFLSKPFLHYEVQKAIDLIKN